From the genome of Methanomicrobia archaeon, one region includes:
- a CDS encoding ectoine synthase — protein sequence MILRTLEDAARSERRVATANWESVRLLLRDDHMGFSFHITTIYAGTETPIWYQNHLESVYCIEGEGELETVEDRRIYPIKPGTMYVLDQHDRHILRAKTPLKLACVFNPPLHGTEVHDENGVYPLLAEQIAD from the coding sequence ATGATCCTGAGGACCTTGGAGGATGCGGCACGAAGCGAGCGGCGCGTGGCAACCGCGAATTGGGAGAGCGTCCGGTTGTTGTTGCGGGATGACCACATGGGCTTCTCCTTCCACATCACCACCATCTATGCCGGCACCGAGACGCCCATCTGGTATCAGAACCACCTGGAATCGGTGTATTGCATCGAGGGCGAAGGCGAGTTGGAAACGGTTGAGGACAGGAGGATCTATCCCATCAAGCCGGGCACGATGTACGTCCTTGACCAGCATGATAGGCACATCTTGCGAGCGAAGACGCCGCTGAAGCTGGCCTGCGTCTTCAACCCGCCGCTGCACGGCACAGAGGTCCACGACGAGAACGGCGTGTACCCGCTGCTAGCAGAGCAGATCGCTGACTGA
- a CDS encoding aspartate kinase: MRVVMKFGGKAVADGKRIRTVAELIKYFKETNEGTQVEGVEIVAVTSALSGVTDMLLDHVQRIAAEGDMDRVKEFVDALRLKHELAAADAIASESERETVKIELRERLAELEKALSGICLLGELTPRSLDFIGSFGERLAAPILAGTLRSLGLHAVHLTGGEAGVLTNDDFGNAQLLENARDEIRQRITPLLKIAVPVVAGFMGENQRGIVTTLGRGGSDYTATIIGAAIDADEIWLWKETEGIMSADPKIIAHARKLPYISYHEAMELSYFGASVLHPRAIEPVMAKKIPIRVKNLFKPEDAGTLISNAAEPTQKVAKAITLIENTAIINVTGTGVRSISDMVARVFSALAAKNIDIIMISQGSSEMTISLVISTAQLDRAMGAICGINAEGTVIRNYTVNSNVSTMGVVGAGMVGIPGVAGKVFAALGSEGISVIMISQGSSEFNISFVVKKDEAHRAAQAIHDIFEMGA; encoded by the coding sequence ATGCGCGTGGTCATGAAATTTGGCGGAAAAGCGGTTGCTGATGGTAAGAGAATACGTACAGTCGCGGAATTGATCAAGTACTTCAAGGAGACGAATGAAGGCACGCAGGTAGAAGGAGTGGAGATCGTTGCGGTGACCTCTGCACTCTCGGGCGTGACGGATATGCTCCTGGACCATGTCCAGCGGATAGCTGCGGAAGGGGATATGGATCGGGTCAAGGAGTTCGTGGACGCGCTACGACTGAAGCACGAGCTGGCCGCCGCTGACGCGATCGCGAGTGAATCAGAGCGGGAAACGGTAAAGATTGAGCTCCGAGAACGATTAGCGGAGCTGGAGAAGGCGCTCAGCGGGATATGCCTGCTGGGTGAATTGACGCCACGATCCCTGGATTTCATTGGCTCCTTTGGCGAACGGTTGGCCGCGCCGATATTAGCCGGCACGCTCCGCTCTCTGGGCTTACATGCCGTCCACCTGACCGGCGGCGAAGCGGGCGTCCTCACGAACGATGACTTTGGAAACGCGCAGTTACTCGAGAATGCCCGGGATGAGATACGGCAGCGGATAACCCCGCTTCTGAAAATTGCGGTACCGGTGGTGGCTGGTTTCATGGGCGAGAACCAGCGCGGGATCGTCACCACGCTCGGCCGTGGCGGCTCGGACTACACGGCAACGATAATTGGCGCGGCGATCGATGCGGACGAGATCTGGCTCTGGAAGGAGACGGAGGGTATCATGAGTGCGGATCCCAAGATCATTGCGCATGCGCGCAAATTGCCGTACATTTCGTATCACGAGGCGATGGAGTTATCGTATTTTGGCGCTTCGGTACTTCATCCGCGGGCGATCGAGCCGGTGATGGCGAAGAAGATACCCATCCGGGTGAAGAACCTCTTCAAGCCGGAAGACGCGGGCACCCTCATCAGCAACGCGGCTGAGCCGACGCAGAAGGTCGCGAAGGCCATCACGCTCATCGAGAATACCGCGATCATCAATGTAACGGGCACCGGCGTGCGGAGCATCTCGGACATGGTCGCGCGCGTATTCTCAGCGCTGGCCGCAAAGAACATCGATATCATCATGATCAGCCAGGGCTCCTCTGAGATGACCATCTCGCTCGTTATCAGCACCGCGCAGCTCGATCGCGCCATGGGCGCGATATGCGGCATCAATGCTGAAGGCACGGTCATTCGCAATTACACGGTGAACAGCAACGTCAGTACGATGGGCGTGGTCGGGGCGGGTATGGTCGGCATCCCGGGCGTTGCCGGTAAGGTCTTCGCTGCACTGGGGAGCGAAGGAATCAGCGTGATCATGATCTCCCAGGGCAGTTCTGAGTTCAATATCTCCTTCGTGGTGAAGAAGGACGAGGCACACCGGGCCGCACAGGCGATACACGACATCTTTGAGATGGGTGCGTAA
- a CDS encoding transposase yields the protein MPKPEQIPIQRSLSYGELSRRMRELERETKLLERLRFIRYRYDGLSVDQAARRVGVARCVGYDWQRRWNESGYDGLFPRYAGGRPSKLTPEQQEQLKSLVAQKELWTTREVRELILREFGVDYTLKQIRLMLRALGTHYGRPQASASSRTGGYGQWQPVP from the coding sequence ATGCCTAAACCAGAGCAGATCCCCATCCAGCGATCACTCAGTTACGGGGAATTATCGAGACGCATGAGGGAATTAGAACGTGAAACGAAGCTCCTGGAACGACTGCGCTTCATCAGGTATCGGTACGATGGGCTGAGCGTGGATCAGGCTGCACGGCGTGTGGGCGTGGCGAGATGTGTGGGCTATGACTGGCAGCGGCGCTGGAACGAGTCGGGATATGACGGGCTCTTCCCCCGCTATGCAGGTGGCAGACCATCGAAGCTGACGCCCGAGCAGCAAGAGCAGCTCAAATCGCTGGTCGCTCAGAAAGAGCTCTGGACGACCCGAGAGGTACGAGAGCTTATACTCCGGGAGTTTGGCGTGGACTACACGCTGAAGCAGATACGCCTCATGTTGCGGGCATTAGGGACACACTACGGCAGACCGCAGGCCTCTGCGAGTTCCCGAACGGGAGGGTACGGCCAATGGCAGCCAGTACCGTAA
- a CDS encoding prefoldin subunit beta: MSGNTEIPPQVQNLLAQLQQLRVQLEALGRQKMQVEAMLRDAENALDELDNVSDDALIYKNVGELMIKADRAEVKEELAEKKETYSLRQKTLERQEERGQKRFQQLQQQLQEALGAVSGPSTTA, from the coding sequence ATGAGTGGAAATACTGAAATACCGCCGCAAGTGCAAAACCTGCTTGCGCAGCTCCAGCAACTCCGGGTGCAACTGGAAGCGCTGGGGCGGCAGAAGATGCAGGTGGAAGCGATGTTACGCGACGCTGAAAACGCTCTCGATGAGTTGGATAATGTTTCAGACGACGCGTTGATCTATAAGAACGTGGGCGAATTGATGATCAAAGCAGACAGAGCGGAGGTAAAGGAGGAGCTCGCGGAGAAGAAAGAGACCTACAGCCTGCGCCAGAAGACGCTCGAACGGCAGGAGGAACGCGGTCAGAAACGCTTTCAGCAGTTGCAGCAGCAGTTGCAGGAGGCGTTAGGGGCTGTATCCGGACCGTCTACAACAGCATAG
- a CDS encoding peptidylprolyl isomerase gives MVEAKAGDTVKVHYRGKLEDGTIFDNSFDREPLEFTIGVGRLIPGFEQAVIGMVPDESKTVTIPKGQAYGPYREDLVMELGRDQIPEDMEIKRGQQVQVRQEDGRIFPVMVTEISESGVTLDANHPLAGQDLTFELLLVEIC, from the coding sequence ATGGTAGAGGCAAAGGCTGGTGACACCGTTAAGGTGCACTACAGAGGTAAATTGGAGGACGGCACGATATTTGATAACTCGTTCGACCGCGAGCCGCTGGAATTCACCATTGGCGTGGGACGGTTGATACCCGGCTTTGAGCAGGCGGTCATCGGGATGGTTCCCGACGAGTCGAAGACCGTCACGATCCCAAAGGGTCAGGCGTATGGCCCCTATCGTGAGGACCTCGTTATGGAGCTGGGACGCGACCAAATCCCTGAGGATATGGAGATAAAGCGTGGCCAGCAGGTGCAAGTTCGGCAAGAGGATGGCCGAATCTTTCCGGTTATGGTCACGGAGATCTCTGAGTCTGGCGTCACGCTGGATGCGAATCATCCGCTGGCGGGACAGGATCTTACCTTCGAGCTGCTGCTCGTGGAGATCTGTTAG
- a CDS encoding sulfite exporter TauE/SafE family protein: MDLYFYLVIGILIFFGFTVRVITGFGSTMLIAPLLTFLLEPKQVVVFVILLESAVGVLFALKEQLSFTLKPLFIGGILGILTGIVLFEIVTQRFVGLIIGVSVLIFSILFLMNVTFRTERERPLFAALGFLSGSMGVLTGINGPQIVLGLVNQGYDGIFVRRCMISYLLVVDLVTLASFAVAGYVVAHLLLLLVFALPFLVLAYLAGTYILRFVDQEHLKRAILMITLLAGLLAIWKFVP; this comes from the coding sequence ATGGATCTGTATTTTTACCTCGTTATCGGCATACTCATCTTCTTCGGATTTACCGTACGCGTGATCACGGGATTCGGCTCCACCATGCTCATTGCACCACTGCTCACGTTCCTGCTGGAGCCGAAGCAGGTGGTGGTATTTGTCATTCTGCTCGAGAGCGCAGTTGGCGTGCTCTTCGCCCTGAAGGAACAGCTCAGCTTTACCCTGAAGCCGCTCTTTATCGGCGGCATCCTGGGCATACTAACCGGTATCGTCCTCTTCGAGATTGTAACGCAACGGTTCGTGGGACTCATTATCGGAGTAAGCGTGCTCATATTCTCGATCCTCTTTCTCATGAACGTGACGTTCAGAACCGAGCGTGAGCGACCGCTTTTCGCAGCGCTTGGGTTCTTGAGCGGCTCGATGGGCGTGCTCACCGGGATCAACGGCCCCCAAATCGTGCTGGGATTGGTGAATCAGGGGTACGACGGGATCTTCGTCCGGCGGTGCATGATCTCCTATTTACTCGTTGTTGATCTCGTTACCCTGGCATCGTTCGCTGTTGCGGGCTATGTGGTCGCGCATTTGTTGCTGCTGCTCGTTTTCGCGCTGCCGTTCCTCGTGCTCGCGTACCTTGCCGGGACGTACATCTTACGGTTCGTTGATCAGGAACACTTGAAACGAGCTATTCTCATGATCACGCTGCTCGCAGGGCTGCTTGCGATCTGGAAGTTCGTGCCGTGA
- a CDS encoding thermosome subunit yields MAGQLGGIPVIVLKEGSERARGRDAQSTNINAAKAVAAAVRTTLGPKGMDKMLVDSLGDVVITNDGVTILKEMDIESPAAKMMVEVAKTVDDVAGDGTTTSVVLGGELLKKAEDLLDQDLHPAVIALGYRLAVEQARKVLKEIARDIDIEDDKELRKLAQTAITGKSAEASREFLADIAIKAIKAIAEKTSAGKYVVDVDNINVEKKVGGRMSETELVQGIALDKEIVHPGMPRKLKNAKIALISASLEVKKTETSAEVRIRSADQLKSFLAEEERMMRRLADLIKASGANVVVCQKGIDDLVQHYLAKEGIIAVRRAKKSDMEKLEKATGGTIVSTVEDLTKNDLGHAGMVEERKISGDRMLFIEQYKNPHAVSIVIRGGTEHVVDEVERSLHDTLRVVGSIIEDGQAVAGGGAVETELALKIREYSASLKGREQLAVEKFAEAMEIIPRTLAENSGLDPIDKLVALKAAHERGEIYAGLDVYTGKIINMWKNNVIEPLRTKRQSVESAADAAIMILKIDDVIASRREAPMPPPGAGGGMPPGGMPGGMPMY; encoded by the coding sequence ATGGCAGGACAATTAGGTGGAATCCCGGTGATAGTTTTGAAGGAAGGGAGTGAGCGGGCACGAGGCAGAGATGCGCAGAGCACGAACATCAATGCGGCGAAGGCTGTTGCTGCTGCGGTTCGTACCACGTTGGGGCCCAAGGGGATGGATAAAATGCTGGTCGACTCCCTTGGTGACGTGGTTATCACAAACGACGGTGTGACGATCCTAAAAGAGATGGATATCGAGAGCCCGGCGGCGAAGATGATGGTGGAGGTCGCGAAGACGGTCGATGACGTCGCGGGTGATGGGACGACGACCTCAGTGGTGCTTGGCGGCGAGTTACTGAAGAAGGCTGAAGATCTCCTGGATCAGGACTTGCATCCCGCAGTGATCGCGCTGGGCTACCGACTCGCCGTGGAGCAGGCGCGAAAGGTGCTCAAAGAGATCGCACGAGATATAGACATAGAAGACGATAAGGAGCTGCGGAAACTGGCCCAGACCGCCATTACGGGCAAATCAGCAGAAGCATCGCGGGAGTTCCTGGCCGATATCGCGATCAAGGCGATAAAAGCGATAGCAGAGAAGACCTCCGCGGGCAAGTACGTGGTTGATGTGGACAATATCAACGTGGAGAAGAAGGTCGGCGGCAGGATGAGCGAGACCGAGCTGGTGCAGGGCATTGCACTGGACAAGGAGATCGTGCATCCGGGCATGCCGCGGAAGCTGAAGAACGCGAAGATCGCGCTGATCAGCGCCTCGCTCGAGGTGAAGAAGACCGAGACGAGCGCAGAGGTGCGGATTCGAAGCGCAGATCAGTTGAAGAGCTTCCTCGCAGAAGAGGAGCGGATGATGAGGCGGCTCGCGGATCTCATTAAGGCGAGTGGTGCGAACGTGGTGGTCTGTCAGAAGGGTATAGATGACCTTGTGCAGCACTATCTGGCGAAGGAGGGCATTATCGCCGTGCGGCGCGCGAAGAAGAGCGATATGGAGAAGCTGGAGAAGGCGACCGGAGGCACGATCGTGAGCACGGTCGAGGATCTGACGAAGAACGATCTGGGCCACGCGGGCATGGTCGAGGAGCGGAAGATCTCGGGCGACAGGATGCTCTTCATCGAGCAGTACAAGAATCCGCATGCGGTCTCCATCGTGATCCGCGGCGGCACCGAGCATGTGGTCGATGAAGTGGAGCGCTCGTTGCACGATACGCTTCGGGTCGTCGGGAGCATTATCGAGGACGGCCAGGCGGTTGCCGGTGGTGGCGCGGTCGAGACCGAGCTGGCACTGAAGATCCGGGAGTACAGCGCGTCACTGAAGGGCCGGGAGCAGTTAGCGGTGGAGAAGTTCGCAGAAGCGATGGAGATCATACCACGCACCCTGGCGGAGAATTCAGGACTCGATCCGATCGACAAGTTGGTGGCGTTGAAGGCCGCGCACGAGCGAGGCGAGATCTATGCGGGTCTGGACGTCTACACGGGCAAGATTATCAACATGTGGAAGAACAACGTGATCGAGCCCTTGCGTACCAAGCGGCAGTCGGTCGAATCGGCGGCCGACGCGGCGATCATGATTCTCAAGATCGATGACGTGATTGCCTCGAGGCGCGAGGCGCCCATGCCACCACCAGGCGCAGGCGGCGGTATGCCACCCGGCGGCATGCCCGGTGGCATGCCCATGTACTGA
- the ectB gene encoding diaminobutyrate--2-oxoglutarate transaminase, with translation MHNDSSTIERLESKVRSYCRDFPVVFNRARGSILEDEDGNEYIDFLAGAGSLNYGHNNQVLKNELLRYMVADGIVHGLDLYTKAKRRFIETFEALIMRPRQMRYKLQFTGPTGTNAVEAALKIARKVTGRQTIVSFTNGFHGVTLGSVAATGNSHFRDGCGIQPQGTAFMPYDGYMGEGVDTTEYIEKMLTDMSSGLDLPAAMIVETVQGEGGINVARFEWLRALERVCRDHDILLIVDDIQVGCGRTGTFFSFEEAGISPDIITLSKSLSGYGLPFSLVLLKPELDQWKPGEHNGTFRGNNLAFVTATAALEHYWRDETFAQDVKRKGRIIRACLDRLVQEDPDGILSARGRGMVQALDCGSGELASAITARAFEKGLIIETSGSEGHVIKCLMPLTIADEHLKQGLQMLDASVCAVMGLTARRATSEQEIAIGALT, from the coding sequence ATGCACAATGATAGCAGCACGATTGAACGTCTTGAATCTAAGGTTCGCAGCTACTGCCGTGACTTCCCCGTGGTCTTCAACCGAGCGCGCGGATCGATCCTGGAGGACGAGGACGGGAACGAGTACATCGACTTCCTCGCCGGCGCGGGATCGCTCAATTACGGGCATAACAACCAGGTTCTGAAGAATGAGCTCCTGCGCTATATGGTTGCGGACGGTATTGTACACGGTCTCGATCTGTACACGAAGGCGAAACGGCGCTTCATAGAGACATTTGAGGCGCTGATCATGCGCCCGCGGCAGATGCGTTACAAACTGCAGTTTACCGGACCGACGGGCACCAACGCTGTAGAAGCAGCCCTGAAGATCGCGCGTAAGGTGACCGGGCGGCAAACCATCGTTTCGTTCACCAATGGTTTCCATGGCGTGACCCTGGGCTCTGTCGCCGCGACGGGCAACAGCCATTTCCGCGATGGCTGCGGGATACAGCCACAGGGCACCGCGTTCATGCCCTATGACGGGTATATGGGTGAGGGCGTGGACACGACCGAATATATCGAGAAGATGCTGACTGATATGAGCAGCGGGTTGGATCTTCCCGCCGCGATGATCGTCGAGACGGTGCAGGGTGAAGGCGGGATCAACGTGGCCCGTTTTGAGTGGTTACGGGCCCTGGAGCGGGTCTGCCGCGATCATGATATCCTGCTGATCGTCGATGACATCCAAGTCGGTTGCGGACGCACGGGCACCTTCTTCAGCTTTGAAGAGGCGGGCATTTCACCGGATATCATTACGCTCTCAAAGTCCCTGAGCGGCTATGGTCTGCCCTTCTCCCTGGTGCTCTTGAAGCCTGAACTGGATCAGTGGAAGCCGGGTGAGCACAACGGCACCTTCCGCGGCAACAATCTCGCCTTTGTCACCGCCACGGCCGCACTGGAGCACTACTGGCGGGACGAGACCTTCGCTCAGGACGTGAAACGTAAAGGCAGGATCATCAGAGCGTGTCTGGATCGGCTGGTTCAGGAAGATCCGGACGGTATTCTGTCGGCGCGTGGTCGCGGCATGGTGCAGGCCCTGGATTGTGGAAGCGGCGAACTGGCCTCTGCGATCACCGCACGCGCATTTGAGAAGGGTTTGATCATCGAGACCTCGGGCTCAGAAGGGCACGTGATCAAATGTCTCATGCCGCTGACCATTGCCGATGAGCATTTGAAGCAGGGCTTGCAGATGCTCGATGCGAGCGTATGCGCGGTGATGGGACTCACCGCCCGCAGAGCCACGAGCGAGCAGGAGATCGCGATAGGAGCGCTAACATGA
- the ectA gene encoding diaminobutyrate acetyltransferase: MEEDSGSPEPHLPIVRAPCVNDGAKIHALVSNSAPLDVNSRYCYLLLCRYFDRTCVVAEEQGEIIGFISGFRPPHRADVFFVWQVAVDSQNRRRGLGKRMLHELLHRPESRGIRFLETTVTRSNEASRLLFQALARALDAPCEESVCFSEADFGPEAHEPEYLVRIGPFSIEKKEVK; the protein is encoded by the coding sequence ATGGAAGAGGATTCAGGCTCGCCCGAGCCACATTTACCTATCGTTCGTGCACCCTGTGTGAACGATGGCGCGAAGATCCACGCACTGGTCAGTAATTCAGCACCGCTGGACGTGAATTCGCGCTACTGCTATCTCTTATTGTGCCGGTATTTTGACCGGACCTGCGTGGTCGCCGAGGAGCAGGGTGAGATCATTGGGTTCATATCCGGATTCCGTCCACCACACCGTGCTGACGTCTTTTTTGTCTGGCAGGTTGCGGTCGATAGTCAGAACCGGCGACGCGGGCTCGGTAAACGGATGTTACACGAGCTCTTGCACCGCCCCGAAAGCAGGGGCATTCGATTCCTGGAGACGACGGTCACTCGGTCAAATGAGGCTTCACGACTGCTCTTTCAGGCACTCGCACGGGCTCTCGATGCGCCGTGCGAGGAATCGGTCTGCTTCTCGGAGGCGGACTTCGGACCGGAAGCGCATGAACCGGAATATCTGGTGCGCATCGGTCCCTTTAGCATCGAAAAAAAGGAGGTAAAATAG
- a CDS encoding RlmE family RNA methyltransferase: protein MVKRADLEHDRFYKAAKAEGYRSRSAFKLLQLSRKFRVIKEGDAVIDLGAAPGGWSQVARALVGETGVVISVDLQSVAPIEGIVVLRGDITREDTGTAIKAALRELGRDAADVVISDAAPQLTGNKDLDQYRSFELSAAALTVAAAVLKPGGNFVTKIFQSVYYPQLYTSVKAWFRQTRAYTPEASRKRSAEVYVVGKGYLG, encoded by the coding sequence ATGGTCAAGCGAGCAGACCTGGAGCATGACCGGTTTTATAAAGCCGCGAAGGCTGAGGGCTATCGCTCACGATCCGCCTTCAAACTGCTCCAGCTCAGCCGGAAATTTCGGGTCATCAAGGAAGGCGATGCGGTCATTGATCTGGGTGCTGCACCAGGTGGGTGGTCGCAGGTGGCACGCGCATTGGTGGGCGAGACCGGTGTGGTGATCAGTGTGGATCTGCAGTCCGTTGCGCCGATAGAAGGCATCGTTGTGCTCCGAGGCGACATAACGCGAGAAGACACAGGTACGGCAATTAAAGCCGCGCTTCGAGAGCTGGGCAGGGATGCAGCAGACGTCGTCATTTCGGACGCCGCGCCGCAGCTAACCGGGAATAAAGATCTGGATCAGTATCGCTCGTTTGAGCTGAGTGCGGCGGCGCTTACCGTTGCTGCTGCGGTATTGAAGCCCGGCGGGAATTTCGTCACGAAGATCTTCCAAAGTGTGTATTACCCCCAACTCTACACGAGCGTAAAGGCCTGGTTCAGGCAAACGAGAGCGTACACGCCCGAAGCTTCCCGCAAACGGAGTGCAGAGGTATATGTAGTGGGAAAGGGCTATTTGGGGTAA
- a CDS encoding YkgJ family cysteine cluster protein, which translates to MKSRHECATHPLSSGIPCTSHRCMQCCLETSMPLSASDIARIVKLGYELSDFAMTLADGAYQLRNIAGRCIFLSERGCTIYPDRPAGCQIYPLIWDEAHGQAVRDHLCPHRAEFDVTKQDIANLKKLIRRLRT; encoded by the coding sequence ATGAAAAGCCGCCATGAGTGCGCCACGCACCCCCTGAGCAGCGGGATTCCCTGCACGAGCCATCGCTGCATGCAGTGCTGCCTCGAGACGAGCATGCCGCTTTCAGCATCAGACATCGCCAGGATCGTGAAGCTCGGCTATGAGCTCAGCGATTTTGCTATGACGCTGGCAGACGGTGCATATCAGCTCAGGAACATAGCAGGACGATGCATCTTCCTCTCAGAACGCGGCTGTACGATATATCCCGATAGACCAGCGGGCTGCCAGATATACCCGTTAATCTGGGATGAAGCGCACGGTCAAGCGGTCAGAGATCACCTCTGCCCTCATCGGGCCGAATTTGACGTTACGAAGCAGGATATAGCGAACCTGAAGAAGCTTATCAGACGATTAAGAACGTGA